A section of the Spirosoma pollinicola genome encodes:
- a CDS encoding PspC domain-containing protein: MKKTISINISGVIFHIEEDGYDKLKNYLTTVQQYFSTYEDSQEIVTDIENRIAEKLLAKLKSADKQVVSLEDVNELVAAMGTVADFEAVEEEEVLVTNGGRHSAQGPGKGTQNKSNQTANPTAAPFASQPSGTYTGPRRLVRDIRRKTLGGVCAGLAHYFNMDVVWVRLIFVGLFIGLPALSGASNGPGGFFGGLSGFTFIVYVAMWIALPGVMTIEDDKTVKKFFRNPEDKVLGGVSSGIAAYFGIDTGIVRLLFVLGIVFFGVGFLLYIVLWMIAPAANTLTEKMEMQGQPITLSNIEHSIKQNLNINETPDRESTLTRILLFPFRAIATIIGGLGSALGPLLNGVVSLIRVFAGVIMLLLGFAFMIVCLAVLGAAIGLETGTHFGDFGSGSDFPLQFLQADITLPMVLAAFLTGIIPALGLAILGIMLITTRSVVNSRTALTFAGVWLVSLVVFAGSATPLISSFQRRGTVEETKVLNISGVTPTFAMNEVENDDNWRPSIDVKGYDGPGISLIQYFRAQGRSRAEAQANARQIKYTYAVKDSTVRFDETLELTPKAHFRAQDLDMDLMVPYEKPFRMTRDFARFIRNEFGEKELDRMASSLWKFTKDDGLVCINYPREKDRSDSDEDNDVTDLTDDVQSAVSSELGDDFDNISDHTRQFNVSAFSKVDVAGAFVVRFRKGDVYKVVADGREEDMSDMDVRVNGSTLEVKIDRRGGLFDWTNRKRVGLTITVPSIDQLKLSGASKASLVGFGNYKNLDIDMSGACRTVFDGSVEKLNIELSGASNAVLRGHVDVLEADLSGASKIEATSLSVNKAAVDASGASHVNFGHVDKLDSETSGASKVTRQ; encoded by the coding sequence ATGAAAAAGACCATCAGTATAAATATAAGTGGTGTCATCTTCCATATAGAAGAGGATGGCTACGATAAGCTTAAAAATTACCTGACAACGGTACAACAGTACTTTTCGACCTACGAAGACAGTCAGGAGATTGTAACGGACATCGAAAACCGGATTGCCGAGAAGCTTCTTGCCAAACTAAAATCGGCTGATAAACAAGTTGTTTCCCTTGAGGATGTCAATGAACTCGTTGCCGCTATGGGCACCGTTGCCGACTTCGAAGCCGTAGAGGAAGAAGAAGTGCTGGTGACTAACGGGGGCCGTCATTCGGCACAGGGTCCGGGAAAGGGAACGCAGAACAAAAGCAATCAAACAGCCAACCCAACGGCGGCTCCATTCGCATCTCAGCCGTCAGGGACCTATACCGGCCCGCGCCGATTGGTGCGTGATATACGCCGGAAAACCCTCGGTGGTGTTTGTGCCGGATTGGCTCACTACTTCAACATGGATGTGGTCTGGGTCCGCTTAATTTTTGTGGGACTATTCATTGGCTTACCCGCTTTGAGTGGCGCATCGAATGGGCCCGGCGGGTTCTTTGGTGGCCTGAGTGGCTTTACCTTTATCGTCTACGTTGCTATGTGGATTGCCTTGCCGGGTGTTATGACAATTGAAGACGATAAAACCGTAAAAAAGTTTTTCCGTAATCCCGAAGATAAGGTGCTCGGGGGCGTTTCCTCGGGTATTGCCGCCTATTTTGGTATCGATACGGGTATTGTTCGACTGTTGTTCGTACTGGGTATTGTGTTCTTTGGCGTAGGTTTCCTGCTATACATTGTGCTGTGGATGATTGCCCCGGCGGCCAACACGCTCACCGAAAAGATGGAAATGCAGGGACAGCCCATTACGTTGTCAAATATCGAGCATAGTATCAAGCAGAATCTGAACATTAATGAAACACCGGATCGGGAAAGCACATTGACTCGCATTCTTCTGTTTCCATTTCGGGCTATTGCCACGATCATTGGCGGTTTGGGTAGCGCACTGGGGCCTTTACTGAACGGAGTTGTATCATTGATTAGGGTATTTGCCGGTGTGATCATGCTTTTGCTCGGCTTTGCCTTTATGATCGTTTGCCTGGCCGTATTGGGCGCAGCAATTGGTTTGGAAACGGGTACACATTTTGGTGACTTTGGGTCTGGTTCGGACTTCCCACTTCAATTTCTTCAGGCAGATATTACACTGCCAATGGTGCTGGCGGCTTTCCTGACAGGCATCATACCGGCGCTGGGCCTGGCCATTCTGGGTATTATGTTGATCACTACCCGTAGTGTCGTCAACAGCCGTACCGCGCTTACCTTCGCTGGTGTGTGGCTCGTGAGCCTGGTTGTTTTTGCGGGCAGTGCAACCCCCCTCATTTCCAGCTTCCAGCGTCGGGGAACAGTCGAAGAAACGAAGGTGCTGAACATTTCAGGGGTCACGCCAACGTTCGCTATGAACGAGGTGGAGAATGACGATAACTGGCGCCCATCCATTGATGTAAAAGGCTACGACGGACCGGGCATTAGTCTGATACAATACTTCCGGGCTCAGGGTCGCAGCAGGGCTGAAGCCCAGGCTAACGCTCGCCAGATTAAGTACACATATGCGGTCAAAGATTCGACGGTGCGCTTCGATGAAACATTGGAACTGACGCCTAAAGCACATTTCCGGGCGCAGGATCTGGATATGGATTTGATGGTGCCTTACGAAAAACCGTTCCGCATGACCCGTGATTTTGCCCGCTTTATTCGCAATGAGTTTGGCGAGAAAGAACTGGATCGAATGGCATCCAGTCTCTGGAAGTTTACGAAAGATGACGGCCTGGTTTGCATTAACTATCCGCGCGAAAAAGATCGCAGCGATAGCGACGAAGATAATGACGTAACCGACCTGACCGACGATGTACAGAGTGCGGTATCCAGCGAATTGGGCGACGACTTCGATAACATCAGCGATCATACCCGCCAGTTTAATGTCAGCGCGTTCTCGAAGGTCGATGTGGCAGGTGCTTTTGTCGTTCGTTTCCGCAAGGGGGATGTGTACAAAGTCGTTGCCGATGGACGAGAAGAAGACATGAGCGACATGGATGTTCGGGTAAACGGCAGTACACTCGAAGTGAAAATCGACCGTCGGGGTGGTCTGTTCGACTGGACAAACCGGAAACGTGTTGGCTTAACAATTACCGTTCCGAGCATTGACCAGTTGAAACTGTCGGGGGCTTCGAAAGCCAGTCTGGTTGGTTTTGGTAACTACAAAAACCTTGATATCGACATGAGTGGCGCTTGCCGGACGGTGTTTGATGGATCAGTAGAAAAGCTGAATATTGAACTGTCTGGTGCGTCAAATGCCGTATTGCGCGGTCATGTCGATGTACTGGAAGCCGATTTGAGCGGAGCCAGTAAGATTGAAGCCACCAGCCTTAGCGTGAACAAAGCGGCCGTCGATGCGAGTGGAGCCAGCCACGTTAACTTTGGTCACGTCGATAAACTGGATTCAGAAACCTCCGGTGCCAGTAAAGTAACGCGGCAGTAA
- a CDS encoding PadR family transcriptional regulator, protein MNIENAQVQMRKGILEFCILHIISRGEIYASDMLDELTSARIMVVEGTLYPLLTRLKNAGLLDYKWVESTSGPPRKYYILTDLGRNSLEALNDTWQELAESVNSIVGKIELHKKITNGAVTVSPSPDPTIPPANA, encoded by the coding sequence ATGAATATAGAAAATGCTCAGGTGCAAATGCGGAAGGGAATTCTGGAGTTCTGCATTTTGCACATCATATCGCGGGGTGAAATATATGCCTCCGATATGCTTGACGAGCTGACTTCCGCCAGGATCATGGTTGTGGAGGGCACATTGTACCCGCTGCTAACCCGTTTGAAAAATGCCGGTCTGCTCGATTATAAATGGGTCGAGTCCACATCCGGGCCGCCACGTAAATACTACATCCTGACCGATCTGGGTCGTAATTCATTAGAAGCACTCAACGATACCTGGCAGGAGCTTGCCGAATCCGTTAACTCGATTGTCGGCAAGATCGAACTACACAAGAAAATTACGAACGGGGCAGTAACAGTTTCACCCTCGCCAGATCCAACCATTCCTCCAGCCAACGCTTAA
- a CDS encoding L-serine ammonia-lyase: protein MISSPITTSVFDLFKVGPGPSSSHTIGPMKAAFDFRQRLAHLPTEIQQRADAIHVHLYGSLSATGKGHGTDRAVVAGLLGWQPETTDPVAMLKLLRDPAALYPVPVDEKTIEVGPQQIHFERVRYDSPYHNTMVIKLTSGEAVLSEEEYYSIGGGFIIRKNEPEISADAYSVPYPYSTMAELKAQLTANTISLDELLMANEMSLTGRDRAEVNQRIDQILDFMHKAVRRGLKQKGILPGSIKLSRKAPILFQQAKGMSQSSDSFLIFLNAYCLAASEENAAGGIVVTAPTSGASGVIPGLTFLAKHRFHYDKATMRAGMLAAAMIGFLVKHNASISGAEMGCMGEIGTASAMGAAFLTRCTQAKADIGPIEAAAEIGIEHHLGMTCDPIGGYVQIPCIERNAMGAVKAYNAFLLATSGAASFQKISLDAVVKVMKATGRDMSTKYKETSEAGLALSATEC from the coding sequence ATGATATCTTCTCCTATCACAACATCCGTTTTCGATCTGTTTAAAGTTGGACCGGGGCCGTCGAGTTCGCATACGATCGGACCGATGAAAGCGGCTTTCGACTTTCGGCAACGGCTGGCTCACTTACCAACCGAGATTCAGCAACGGGCCGATGCCATTCATGTTCACCTCTACGGGTCCCTGAGTGCAACGGGTAAGGGCCACGGTACCGACCGTGCTGTAGTGGCCGGGCTATTAGGTTGGCAACCCGAAACCACCGACCCCGTCGCCATGCTGAAACTCTTACGCGACCCGGCGGCTTTATACCCCGTTCCGGTTGATGAGAAAACGATTGAGGTTGGCCCTCAGCAGATTCACTTCGAGCGTGTGCGCTACGATTCGCCGTACCATAATACGATGGTCATCAAATTAACATCGGGTGAGGCTGTATTGTCGGAAGAAGAATATTATTCCATTGGGGGCGGCTTCATTATCCGTAAAAACGAGCCCGAAATCAGCGCCGATGCCTATTCTGTACCCTATCCGTACAGTACAATGGCCGAGTTGAAAGCGCAGCTCACGGCAAATACTATTTCGCTGGATGAGCTATTAATGGCCAATGAAATGTCACTAACGGGCAGAGATCGCGCTGAAGTCAACCAGCGAATTGACCAGATTCTGGATTTCATGCACAAGGCAGTTCGGCGCGGGCTAAAACAGAAAGGAATTTTGCCGGGCTCGATAAAATTGAGTCGAAAAGCTCCAATTCTGTTTCAGCAAGCGAAGGGCATGAGCCAGTCGTCGGACAGTTTCCTCATTTTCCTGAACGCCTACTGCCTGGCCGCTTCCGAAGAAAACGCGGCTGGCGGTATCGTTGTTACGGCACCTACTTCGGGGGCTTCGGGCGTTATTCCCGGCCTGACCTTTCTGGCGAAACACCGTTTTCACTATGACAAAGCAACCATGCGGGCGGGCATGCTGGCAGCAGCAATGATTGGGTTTCTGGTTAAACACAACGCCAGTATTTCCGGGGCCGAAATGGGCTGCATGGGCGAAATCGGAACAGCCTCGGCTATGGGCGCGGCTTTTTTGACACGCTGCACCCAAGCCAAAGCCGACATTGGCCCCATTGAAGCTGCCGCCGAAATTGGCATTGAACATCACCTTGGCATGACCTGCGACCCAATTGGGGGCTACGTTCAAATTCCCTGCATCGAACGGAATGCTATGGGAGCGGTGAAAGCCTATAATGCGTTTCTGCTGGCCACATCGGGGGCGGCTTCGTTCCAGAAGATTTCGCTCGATGCCGTTGTTAAAGTCATGAAGGCAACCGGCCGCGATATGTCAACAAAATACAAGGAAACATCGGAAGCCGGGCTGGCTCTCAGTGCAACGGAATGTTAA
- a CDS encoding oxygenase MpaB family protein: MTYFVKPDSIVRHIWGDADVILLVFAGSAAEFALNRAVDWLFYTGKLPADPIARLFSTVRYAQEIVFAPELKARQAIAQMDAIHGGVEQNRGHTIPDWAYRDVLYMLIDYSERAYETLYRPLTNPEREELFSTFREVGAGMHVPDLPNTYANWRIDREAHLNRDLLRSEFTDKLFQRYREQLGNWRYNLLRQAQAVLVPKQVSQQLALPTKPLLAYSIGLYKVLNFLGLRSVVQRVLLPTDYLDQIRGLDR; encoded by the coding sequence ATGACTTATTTCGTTAAACCTGACTCAATCGTTCGCCACATCTGGGGCGACGCCGATGTTATACTACTGGTTTTTGCTGGGTCAGCCGCCGAGTTCGCTTTAAATCGGGCTGTAGACTGGCTGTTTTATACGGGGAAGCTCCCCGCTGACCCTATTGCCCGACTATTTTCAACGGTTCGTTACGCGCAGGAGATTGTCTTCGCGCCTGAGTTGAAAGCGCGTCAGGCTATCGCACAAATGGACGCTATTCATGGCGGAGTCGAGCAAAATCGGGGGCATACCATTCCCGACTGGGCCTACCGCGATGTGCTTTACATGCTGATCGACTATTCGGAACGAGCGTACGAAACCCTTTACAGGCCCCTCACCAACCCCGAACGCGAAGAATTATTCAGTACCTTTCGGGAAGTGGGTGCCGGGATGCACGTTCCCGATTTACCCAACACCTATGCCAACTGGCGTATCGATCGGGAGGCTCATTTAAATCGCGACCTGCTCCGAAGTGAGTTTACCGACAAGCTGTTTCAGCGCTACCGCGAACAACTTGGCAACTGGCGTTATAACTTACTTCGGCAGGCGCAGGCTGTTCTTGTGCCAAAACAAGTGAGCCAGCAACTTGCTTTACCTACCAAGCCACTACTGGCCTATTCAATTGGGCTGTATAAGGTGTTAAATTTCCTAGGCCTTCGATCTGTTGTTCAACGAGTCTTGTTACCGACAGACTATCTGGATCAGATTAGAGGGTTGGATCGGTGA
- a CDS encoding OmpA family protein — MRAVLLLVVSLLTLSPLFGQVKLPTKSQKTLFTISAVDDKTSAELPAQFTIQAIQAKKKFTGKSDSVKAFSFILTRTDTLNVIASSPGYYEAEELMVVSCDTCADYGYVIRLEKEDPKTDSVFRNLELNQSFRLDNVYFDQSSYVLRPESFPQLDKLIKTLVTTPKLVIEIAGHTDNVGDKRLNQALSENRAKIITNYLVTNGIAEKRLRHNGYGSNKPAAPNDSEENKRKNRRVEFVVLAM; from the coding sequence ATGCGCGCCGTACTCCTGCTTGTCGTTAGCCTGTTAACACTTTCGCCACTTTTTGGGCAAGTGAAATTGCCCACTAAATCCCAAAAAACCCTCTTTACCATATCGGCGGTTGACGATAAAACATCAGCTGAACTACCGGCTCAGTTTACCATTCAGGCTATTCAGGCTAAAAAGAAATTTACGGGTAAAAGCGACTCAGTAAAAGCGTTTTCCTTTATTCTGACGCGTACCGACACGCTCAACGTTATTGCCAGTTCTCCCGGTTACTATGAGGCCGAAGAACTTATGGTGGTTTCCTGTGACACCTGCGCCGACTATGGTTATGTAATCCGGCTTGAAAAAGAAGACCCAAAAACCGATAGTGTATTTAGAAATCTGGAACTCAATCAGTCCTTTCGTCTGGATAATGTTTACTTCGATCAAAGCAGCTACGTACTCCGGCCTGAATCGTTTCCTCAGTTGGATAAGCTGATTAAAACACTGGTTACTACCCCTAAACTGGTTATCGAAATTGCCGGGCATACCGATAACGTAGGTGACAAACGGCTCAATCAGGCGCTATCGGAGAATCGAGCCAAAATCATTACGAATTACCTGGTCACAAATGGTATAGCGGAGAAACGCCTGCGCCATAACGGCTATGGAAGTAATAAACCGGCTGCCCCAAATGACTCGGAAGAAAATAAACGAAAGAACCGACGCGTTGAATTTGTTGTATTAGCCATGTAG
- a CDS encoding photoactive yellow protein translates to MNQSIPAFSDPLLLDWLDQQTPNQLNEAPFGIVRMSREGVVLAYCKSESHLTGIDTDYAIGKYYFTEIAPCANNRMVAAKYALPDLDEELDYILTYVCEPTKVRLRLLKASHSPYQYFLVDRKSYS, encoded by the coding sequence ATGAACCAATCAATTCCTGCTTTTTCTGATCCGTTGCTGCTCGACTGGCTGGATCAGCAGACCCCCAACCAACTCAACGAGGCTCCATTTGGCATTGTTCGCATGAGTCGGGAAGGGGTAGTGCTCGCCTATTGCAAATCGGAATCGCACCTAACCGGCATTGACACCGATTATGCGATCGGCAAATACTACTTTACCGAGATTGCTCCCTGCGCTAACAATCGGATGGTGGCCGCTAAATATGCGTTGCCTGATCTGGACGAAGAGCTGGATTATATCCTGACCTACGTTTGTGAGCCGACCAAAGTGCGATTGCGGCTGCTTAAAGCCAGTCATAGCCCCTACCAATATTTCTTGGTCGATCGTAAGTCATATTCCTGA
- a CDS encoding AI-2E family transporter codes for MTNIYTPQQQRVLLITSLIIIAGFIIFGLSGYISAFLGAGILYVVFRPWFTALAIKRNWNKSLVTTLLIIFSVVVIIMPFLTLSLLLIDRIQYYSQHTEDILNLAKKAEELTGYQITSQANIQNLLRQGGSYASRLLPSLAGGALDFIVILGLMFFTMYFMFVQQEGFQKGLQKYLPFKRDTQKELGESLKNNVNANVIGQALVSLVQGVLTGATLWIFGVPDAIFWGTVAFFMAFIPVLGTPLVWGPAGLIQLSQGNTSQGIGILVVGVVVIINIDNLLRIMLAKRMGDIHPLVTLAGIVLGVPIFGILGLVVGPLLLSYFIVLIQVFERQNKSQEKEVALAEQKVDVDAQQKK; via the coding sequence ATGACCAATATTTACACACCCCAGCAACAACGGGTTTTACTAATAACGAGCCTGATTATTATTGCGGGCTTCATTATTTTTGGGTTAAGCGGCTACATATCGGCTTTTCTGGGAGCTGGAATTTTATATGTTGTTTTCCGTCCCTGGTTCACGGCGCTGGCCATCAAACGAAACTGGAATAAATCGCTGGTAACAACCCTCCTGATTATCTTCTCGGTGGTGGTAATCATTATGCCGTTCCTGACGCTGAGTTTACTGCTCATCGACCGTATTCAGTACTATTCTCAGCATACAGAAGATATTCTGAATCTGGCGAAGAAAGCGGAAGAATTGACCGGTTATCAGATAACCAGTCAGGCGAATATTCAAAATCTGCTCCGGCAAGGCGGATCTTACGCCAGTCGTCTTCTTCCCTCTCTGGCGGGCGGTGCGCTGGACTTTATTGTCATCCTCGGCCTGATGTTCTTCACTATGTATTTCATGTTTGTGCAGCAGGAAGGCTTTCAAAAAGGGCTGCAAAAATACCTGCCGTTTAAACGGGACACCCAAAAAGAGCTGGGGGAATCGCTGAAGAACAATGTCAACGCCAATGTAATCGGGCAGGCATTGGTCAGTCTTGTACAGGGGGTATTGACGGGGGCAACGCTTTGGATATTTGGTGTTCCCGATGCGATTTTCTGGGGAACGGTGGCTTTCTTTATGGCCTTTATTCCTGTTCTTGGTACACCTTTAGTTTGGGGACCTGCCGGGCTAATTCAGCTATCACAGGGTAACACCAGCCAGGGCATTGGGATTTTGGTGGTGGGTGTTGTTGTCATCATTAACATCGACAACCTGCTTCGGATTATGCTGGCCAAACGTATGGGCGATATTCACCCACTCGTCACGCTGGCGGGCATTGTGCTTGGTGTACCTATTTTCGGGATACTGGGGCTAGTGGTTGGGCCATTGCTCCTCTCCTACTTTATCGTACTGATCCAGGTTTTTGAACGACAGAACAAGTCGCAGGAAAAAGAAGTAGCTCTGGCAGAACAGAAGGTAGACGTTGACGCTCAACAGAAAAAATGA